One stretch of Flavobacterium sp. 9 DNA includes these proteins:
- a CDS encoding murein L,D-transpeptidase catalytic domain family protein, with amino-acid sequence MIYKIYPLFVFLLLSFGKDSNNTPEIKKETVKHYAKVEKLTVEAKIESVYNTLNTNNFKLPELKTFSEALKGFYLLKERGIIQKNILTLIDFSLSSNSKRLWVIDLTTNTILFNSLVAHGRNTGEEFASAFSNSNSSFKSSLGFYATGEIYRGKHGASLRLDGLENGVNDNARERGVVMHGADYVSESFIRNNKRLGRSQGCPAIPMELTDEIIEVIKDKSCLYIYHPSRSFAMEERLIS; translated from the coding sequence ATGATTTACAAGATTTATCCACTATTTGTGTTTTTGTTACTGTCTTTTGGTAAAGATTCAAATAACACTCCCGAAATTAAAAAAGAAACAGTAAAGCATTATGCTAAAGTTGAGAAACTTACTGTGGAAGCAAAAATTGAAAGTGTTTATAATACTTTGAACACTAACAACTTTAAGCTGCCTGAACTTAAAACTTTTTCTGAAGCTTTAAAAGGTTTTTACCTGTTGAAAGAAAGAGGAATTATTCAAAAAAACATTTTGACATTAATTGATTTTAGTTTGTCATCAAATTCAAAACGCCTTTGGGTAATTGATTTAACGACAAACACAATCTTGTTCAATTCGTTAGTTGCTCACGGACGAAATACCGGAGAAGAATTTGCATCAGCGTTTTCAAACTCAAACTCTTCTTTTAAAAGTAGTTTAGGTTTTTATGCAACCGGTGAAATTTATCGCGGAAAACACGGAGCTTCTCTTCGTTTAGACGGTTTAGAAAATGGTGTAAATGATAACGCCCGCGAAAGAGGAGTAGTTATGCATGGTGCCGATTATGTCTCTGAATCTTTTATCAGAAACAATAAAAGATTAGGCAGAAGCCAAGGTTGTCCGGCAATTCCAATGGAATTAACAGACGAAATAATCGAAGTTATAAAAGATAAATCGTGTTTGTATATCTACCATCCGTCAAGAAGTTTTGCGATGGAAGAAAGGCTAATTTCTTAA
- a CDS encoding murein L,D-transpeptidase has translation MKKLYFLLVISLFISCKKDTPKPAPVVKKKPPLIILTDERKVEIDTATINVFKSETLKQFYDASEHKTVWGNLKKRTYVLSQLENSNLLGLDPEDYKTSKLKKFESRISSLSDKDLATYDILLTYNFEKYLNHLYKGKLDPKKLYRDWDLEEKTFDVNSVLIKAFNKNKLDSIVDNIQPKSETYKELLKALEIIEKFPNDEIGTIAIDSSTKKITLNDTNNALINIKKRLLFWGDMSGKDTLNRIYNKKTFESIKRFQERHGLADDGVIGAGTIKALNYSKEKRREQIIANLERWRWYTSDFAENYFIINIPNYSLNVVEGKDTTLVRNIVVGTSKRKTPIITSTLKTVVFNPTWTVPPTILKEDVVPAMKRNRNYLANKSITIYDTTGKVVDPSAWNENKPGNYRYVQSPGYNNSLGVMKILFPNHHSVYLHDTNHRNYFGRNNRSLSSGCVRIENPLELAEHILDDPEQWSREKIDTLIATKKTTSIKIVKKYALYQWYWTAWSKKNQLIFRADIYNLDSDLYAKLRN, from the coding sequence ATGAAAAAACTTTACTTTTTATTAGTTATAAGCCTGTTTATCAGTTGTAAAAAAGACACTCCTAAACCCGCTCCCGTGGTTAAGAAAAAACCACCATTAATCATACTTACTGACGAAAGAAAAGTAGAAATAGATACGGCAACAATAAATGTATTTAAGAGCGAAACCTTAAAACAATTTTATGATGCTTCTGAACATAAAACGGTTTGGGGAAATCTTAAAAAGAGAACTTACGTTTTATCTCAATTAGAAAACTCAAACCTACTTGGTTTAGACCCTGAAGATTACAAAACTTCTAAGCTTAAAAAATTCGAAAGCAGAATCAGTTCGCTAAGTGATAAAGATCTGGCTACTTACGACATCTTATTGACATATAACTTCGAAAAATATCTGAATCACTTATATAAAGGAAAACTGGATCCTAAGAAATTATATAGAGACTGGGATTTAGAAGAAAAGACATTCGACGTAAATAGTGTTCTAATAAAGGCATTTAATAAAAACAAACTGGACAGTATTGTTGACAATATTCAGCCGAAATCAGAAACTTACAAGGAATTATTAAAAGCGCTTGAAATTATTGAGAAGTTTCCAAATGACGAAATTGGAACGATTGCGATCGACTCTTCGACAAAAAAAATAACTCTTAATGATACGAACAACGCTTTAATCAACATAAAAAAGAGACTTTTATTTTGGGGAGATATGTCCGGAAAAGACACTCTGAATAGAATTTATAATAAAAAGACTTTCGAATCAATCAAAAGATTCCAGGAAAGACATGGTTTAGCTGACGATGGAGTTATTGGTGCCGGAACGATTAAGGCTTTAAACTATTCGAAAGAAAAAAGAAGAGAGCAAATTATTGCCAATCTGGAACGATGGAGATGGTATACTTCAGATTTTGCCGAGAATTATTTCATCATTAACATTCCTAATTACAGCCTGAATGTTGTTGAAGGAAAAGACACGACATTAGTTCGAAATATTGTGGTAGGAACGAGTAAAAGAAAAACGCCAATTATAACCTCAACACTAAAAACTGTTGTTTTTAACCCAACATGGACCGTTCCGCCAACTATATTAAAAGAAGATGTTGTGCCGGCAATGAAACGCAACAGAAATTATCTGGCGAATAAAAGCATAACTATATATGATACTACGGGAAAAGTTGTAGATCCAAGCGCATGGAACGAAAACAAACCCGGTAATTATCGTTATGTACAAAGTCCAGGATATAACAATTCATTAGGAGTAATGAAAATTTTGTTCCCGAATCATCATAGCGTTTATTTGCACGATACGAATCATCGAAATTATTTTGGCCGAAACAATCGTTCTTTAAGTTCCGGTTGTGTTCGTATTGAAAATCCTTTAGAATTGGCAGAACATATATTAGATGATCCTGAACAATGGAGCAGAGAGAAGATTGATACGCTAATTGCAACCAAAAAAACAACAAGCATTAAGATTGTCAAAAAATATGCTTTATACCAATGGTATTGGACGGCTTGGAGCAAAAAAAATCAGCTCATTTTCAGAGCTGATATTTATAATTTAGATTCGGATTTGTATGCTAAATTAAGAAATTAG
- a CDS encoding GNAT family N-acetyltransferase yields the protein MSNIKEIPSKETYIVRQPVLRKGKSIESCIFEGDDLETTKHFGLFEDGSLIGIISLFQKINPIFAENNQAQIRGMAVLENHQKKGIGEALVKHCEKYCNANNVDLIWFNARTAAVGFYKKMNYEILGEAFDIKDVGEHYLMSKKI from the coding sequence ATGAGTAACATTAAAGAAATACCGTCAAAAGAAACTTATATCGTTCGCCAACCTGTTTTAAGAAAAGGAAAATCTATCGAAAGTTGCATCTTTGAAGGTGATGATCTGGAAACAACAAAACATTTTGGTTTATTCGAAGACGGATCTTTAATAGGAATTATTTCACTATTTCAAAAAATCAATCCTATATTTGCCGAAAATAACCAAGCTCAGATTCGCGGAATGGCTGTTTTAGAAAACCATCAGAAAAAAGGAATTGGAGAAGCTTTAGTAAAACATTGCGAAAAATACTGCAATGCAAACAATGTTGATTTAATTTGGTTCAATGCAAGAACAGCCGCTGTTGGTTTTTATAAAAAAATGAATTACGAAATTCTGGGCGAAGCATTTGACATTAAAGATGTTGGAGAACATTATTTAATGTCTAAAAAAATATGA
- the pepE gene encoding dipeptidase PepE, producing MKSIIIASTSTLHGGSYLDYILPVLASHFKNCKSILFIPYARPSGISHDEYTNKVAEAFSSINIAVKGIHEFEDAASAIKNAEGIFTGGGNTFLLVTQLYKHNIMQVLAETVKNGTPYLGTSAGSNICGLSMQTTNDMPIIYPPSFQTLGLIPFNLNPHYLDPDTQSQHMGETRETRIKEFHAFNSIPVLGLREGSWLEVKGDKITLKGNLKARLFKQNENPVELETESDLSNLN from the coding sequence ATGAAAAGTATCATCATTGCCAGCACATCTACGCTACACGGAGGCAGTTATTTAGACTATATTTTACCGGTATTAGCATCGCATTTTAAAAACTGCAAAAGCATTTTATTCATTCCATATGCTCGTCCAAGCGGAATTTCTCATGACGAATACACTAATAAAGTAGCTGAAGCATTTTCTTCTATAAATATTGCCGTAAAAGGAATTCATGAATTTGAAGATGCTGCAAGCGCAATAAAAAATGCTGAAGGTATTTTTACCGGCGGAGGAAACACTTTTTTACTGGTTACGCAATTATACAAACACAACATTATGCAGGTTCTTGCTGAAACAGTAAAAAATGGAACTCCATATTTGGGAACCAGCGCAGGAAGTAATATTTGCGGCTTATCAATGCAAACCACGAATGATATGCCAATAATTTATCCGCCAAGCTTTCAGACTTTAGGATTAATTCCTTTCAACCTAAATCCACATTATTTAGATCCGGATACGCAATCACAACATATGGGCGAAACGCGCGAAACAAGAATTAAAGAATTTCACGCTTTTAATTCAATTCCGGTTTTAGGATTAAGAGAAGGAAGTTGGCTTGAAGTTAAAGGAGACAAAATCACTCTTAAAGGAAATCTAAAAGCTCGTTTATTCAAACAAAACGAAAATCCTGTAGAATTAGAAACAGAAAGTGATTTAAGTAATTTAAACTAA